One genomic window of Vulpes vulpes isolate BD-2025 chromosome 11, VulVul3, whole genome shotgun sequence includes the following:
- the LOC112912416 gene encoding olfactory receptor 51V1-like → MSASSASIINSSIFILTGFPGLDQYYPWFSIPFSFVYAMVFLGNCLVLHVIRTEPSLHQPMFYFLAMLALTDLCMGLSTVHTVLGVLWGLSKEVVLDTCISQTYFIHGLSCTESGILLAMAFDRFTAICNPLHYTSILTNSRVIHFMVTILMRAALSILPVIIRLKFFHYCRPHILSHSFCLHQDLLRLACSDIRFNSFYALALVICTLLLDAVLILISYILILHTVLAIASQEERLKSLQTCVSHICAVLVFYIPIIGLTMVHRFGKHLSPSVHVLMGNIYILFPPLMNPIIYSVKTQQIRGRMKKWFSLKM, encoded by the coding sequence ATGTCTGCTTCTTCTGCTTCCATTATCAATTCCTCCATATTCATTCTCACTGGCTTCCCTGGCCTAGACCAGTACTACCCCTGGTTTtcaattcccttttcttttgtcTATGCTATGGTCTTTCTGGGAAACTGCCTGGTGCTGCACGTGATCAGGACTGAGCCGAGCCTGCACCAGCCCATGTTCTACTTCCTGGCCATGCTGGCCCTCACCGACCTGTGCATGGGGCTGTCCACAGTGCACACGGTGCTGGGGGTCTTGTGGGGGCTCAGCAAAGAGGTTGTTCTGGATACTTGCATTTCACAGACTTACTTCATCCATGGACTGTCCTGCACAGAGTCTGGAATCCTTCTTGCCATGGCCTTTGATCGCTTCACTGCAATCTGCAATCCTCTGCACTACACATCCATCCTGACCAACAGTAGAGTCATTCATTTCATGGTGACCATTCTGATGAGGGCTGCTTTGTCCATTCTCCCGGTCATCATTCGTCTGAAGTTCTTCCATTACTGCCGcccccacatcctctcccactCTTTCTGCCTGCACCAGGACCTACTCCGGCTGGCCTGCTCTGACATCCGCTTCAACAGCTTCTATGCCCTGGCTCTGGTGATTTGTACCTTGCTGTTGGATGCTGTGCTCATTCTCATCTCCTACATTCTCATCTTGCACACAGTGCTGGCGATTGCATCCCAGGAGGAGAGGCTCAAGTCCTTGCAGACCTGTGTGTCCCACATCTGTGCTGTCCTGGTCTTTTACATCCCCATCATTGGCCTCACCATGGTGCACCGCTTTGGAAAGCATCTCTCACCTTCTGTTCATGTCCTTATGGGCAATATCTATATTCTTTTCCCACCCCTGATGAATCCCATCATTTACAGTGTAAAGACCCAGCAGATCCGGGGCAGGATGAAGAAGTGGTTTTCCCTGAAAATGTAG